Within Actinosynnema pretiosum, the genomic segment CACGTCCGCGCCGTCGACGGCCGCGCGCGGGTCGGTGATGACCTCGACGGAACCGCCGGTCTCGGCGGCGCGCTTGCGCGCGTCCTCCAGCACCCACGGCGCGGTCTGGAACGCCTCGGGGGCGGCGATGCGCACGTGCATCCCGGCGGTCACGCCGCCGAGCAGCGTGGAGTTCGCCATGTTGTTCGCGCCGTCGCCCAGGTAGGTGATCGTGAGGCCGGCGAGGCGGCCGTGGACGCGCCGCACGGTCTGCAGGTCGGCGAGCACCTGGCAGGGGTGGAACTCGTCGGTGAGCGCGTTGACCACGGGCACGCGGGACACCGACGCCATGGCCTCGATGCGCTTCTGCGCGAAGGTGCGCCACACGACGGCGTCGACGTAGCCGGACAGGACGCGGGAGGTGTCCTCGATGGTCTCCTCGCGGCCGAGCTGCATGGAGCGGCCGTCCACGATCACCGGGTTGCCGCCGAGCTGGGCGATGCCCACCTCGAACGAGAGCCGGGTGCGGGTGGAGTTCTTCTCGAAGATCACCGCGACGGACTTGGGGCCCGCGAGCGGCTTGGGGCCGGTCGGGTCGGCCTTGAGCTCGTCGGCCAGGTCGAGGACCTCGGCCTGCTCCTGCGGTGTGAGGTCGTCGTCGCGGAGGAAGTGGCGGGGGGACATGGCGTTCAGGACTCCAGACAGGACGGGAGGTCGGCCACCAGCCGGTGGGCGTCGACCTCGTCGAGCACCAGCGGCGGCGCCAGCCGGATGACGTCGGGCTGGACGGGGTTGACCAGGTAGCCCGCCCGCTTGGCGGCGGCGGCGACGGCGGCCGACACCGGTTCGCGCAGCAGCACGCCGAGCAGCAGGCCCGCGCCGCGCACCCCGGCCACGAGCGGGTGGTTCAGCGCCTCGACGCCCGCGGCGATCTCCTTGCCGACCGAGGAGGCGTGCTCCAGCAGGCCGTCCGCGGCGATGGTGTCGAGCACGGCGAGCGCGGCGGCGCAGCACACCGGGTTGCCGCCGAAGGTGGTGCCGTGCTGGCCGGGCTGGAACAGGTCCTTGGCCGGGCCGATCGCGATGCACGCGCCGAGCGGCAGGCCGCCGCCGAGGCCCTTGGCGAGGGTGACGACGTCGGGGACGATCCCGGCCTGGTGGAAGGCGAACCAGGAGCCGAGGCGGCCGACGCCGGTCTGCACCTCGTCCACGACCAGCAGCGCGCCGTGCTCGGCGGTGATGCGGCGGGCCGCCTGGAGGTAGCCCTCCGGGGGCACGACCACGCCGTTCTCGCCCTGGACGGGCTCGACGAAGAACGCGGCGGTGCTGTCGTCGATCGCCGCCTCGAGCGCGGCGACGTCGCCGAACGGGACGTGCTCGACGCCGGGCACGAGCGGCTCGAACGGGGTGCGCTTGCCGGGCTGGCCGGTCAGCGCGAGCGCGCCCATGGTGCGGCCGTGGAAGCCGCCGGTGGTGGCGACGACCTTGGTGCGGCCGGTGCGGCGGCTGAGCTTGAGGGCGGCCTCGTTGGCCTCGGCGCCGGAGTTGCAGAACAGCACGCGGCCGTCGCCGTCCACCCCGGCCAGGTCGAGCAGGCGCTCGGCCAGCGCCAGGGAGGGGTGGTTGATGTACAGGTTCGAGGTGTGGCCGAGCTTGCCGATCTGCTCGGTCACGGCGGCGACGACGGCCGGGTGGGCGTGCCCGAGCGCGTTGACGGCGATGCCGCTGACCAGGTCGAGGTAGCGGTTGCCGTCGACGTCCCACACGAACGCGCCCTCGCCGCGCTCCAGCGCGAGTGCGGGCGTGCCGTAGTTGTCCATCATCACGGCCTGCCAGCGCTGCTGGTCGCTCATTCGCCGTCCCCCTCCTCGTGTTCGGTCACCATCGTCCCGACGCCCTCGGAGGTGAAGACCTCCAGCAGCAGCGAGTGGGCGAGCCTGCCGTCGATCACGTGCGCCTGCGGCACGCCGCCGCGCACGGCGCGCAGGCACGCCTCCATCTTGGGCACCATGCCGCTGTCCAACGAGGGCAGCAGCGCCTCCAGCCGGTCGGCTCCGATGCGGGCGACCAGGGAGTCGCGGTCGGGCCAGTCCGCGTAGAGGCCCTCGACGTCGGTGAGGACGACGAGCTTGCGGGCCTTCAACCCCACGGCGACGGCGCCCGCGGCGGTGTCGGCGTTGACGTTGTGCACGACGCCCGCCGCGTCCGGGGCCACCGTGGAGATGACCGGGATGCGCCCGGCCCGGATGATGTCGAGCACCGCGTCGGGGTTGACCGCGACGATGTCGCCGACGAGGCCGAGGTCGACGTGCTCGCCGTCGACGACCGTGCCGCGCCGCTCGGCGGTGAGCAGGTGCGCGTCCTCGCCCGACAGACCCACCGCGTAGGGGCCGTGCTCGTTGAGCAGGCCCACCAGCTCCCGCTGCACCTGACCGACCAGGACCATGCGCACGACGTCCATGGCCTCGGGCGTGGTGACCCGCAGGCCGCCCCTGAACTCGCTGGCGATACCCATTTTACCGAGCATCGCGGCGATCTGGGGCCCGCCGCCGTGCACCACGACCGGGTGAAGTCCGGCGAGCTTGAGGAAGACGACGTCCTGGGCGAACGCGCGCTTGAGGTCGTCGTCGACCATGGCGTTGCCGCCGTACTTGACGACGACGGTGGCGCCCTGGAAGCGCCGCAGCCACGGCAGCGCCTCGATCAGGACGCCCGCCTTCTCCAGGGCGTGCCGCTGCGCGGGTGTGGTCATGACGAGTACGCGCTGTTCTCTTCGACGTAGCCGTGGGACAGGTCCGTGGTGAGCACGGTCGCGGAGCCCTCGCCGAGGCCCAGCTCGACCACGATGGAGATGTCGCGGCCGGACAGGTCGGCCTCGGAGCGGTCGGCGGCCTTGTGCCCGTCGGCGAACAGGGTGACGCCGTTGATGGTGATGCCCAGCCGGTCGGGGTCGACCTCGGCGGCGGAGCGGCCGACGGCCATGGCGACGCGGCCCCAGTTGGGGTCGGAGCCGAACAGGGCGGTCTTGACCAGGTTGTCCTCGGCGACGGTCTTGCCCACGGTGACCGCGTCGGCCTCGGTGCGCGCGCCGACGACGGTCACGCTGATCTCCTTGGTGGCGCCCTCGGCGTCGCCCTGGAGCTGCTTGACCAGGTCGCCCGCGACGGCGGTGAGCAGCTCGGCGAAGTCGTCGACCTCGGGCTCGATCCCGGACGCGCCGGAGGACAGCACGATCACCGTGTCGTTGGTGGAGGTGCCGCCGTCGACGTCGAGCCGGTCGAACGTCCTGGTCACGGCGTGCCGCAGGGCCGCGTCGAGCGCGTCGCCGGTG encodes:
- the argF gene encoding ornithine carbamoyltransferase, with translation MSPRHFLRDDDLTPQEQAEVLDLADELKADPTGPKPLAGPKSVAVIFEKNSTRTRLSFEVGIAQLGGNPVIVDGRSMQLGREETIEDTSRVLSGYVDAVVWRTFAQKRIEAMASVSRVPVVNALTDEFHPCQVLADLQTVRRVHGRLAGLTITYLGDGANNMANSTLLGGVTAGMHVRIAAPEAFQTAPWVLEDARKRAAETGGSVEVITDPRAAVDGADVLVTDTWTSMGQENDGRDRTRPFHPYQVNAALLAATGVEKTTVLHCLPAHRGWEITDEVIDGPASAVWEEAENRLHAQKALLVWLLGRTS
- a CDS encoding acetylornithine transaminase, whose protein sequence is MSDQQRWQAVMMDNYGTPALALERGEGAFVWDVDGNRYLDLVSGIAVNALGHAHPAVVAAVTEQIGKLGHTSNLYINHPSLALAERLLDLAGVDGDGRVLFCNSGAEANEAALKLSRRTGRTKVVATTGGFHGRTMGALALTGQPGKRTPFEPLVPGVEHVPFGDVAALEAAIDDSTAAFFVEPVQGENGVVVPPEGYLQAARRITAEHGALLVVDEVQTGVGRLGSWFAFHQAGIVPDVVTLAKGLGGGLPLGACIAIGPAKDLFQPGQHGTTFGGNPVCCAAALAVLDTIAADGLLEHASSVGKEIAAGVEALNHPLVAGVRGAGLLLGVLLREPVSAAVAAAAKRAGYLVNPVQPDVIRLAPPLVLDEVDAHRLVADLPSCLES
- the argB gene encoding acetylglutamate kinase, which encodes MTTPAQRHALEKAGVLIEALPWLRRFQGATVVVKYGGNAMVDDDLKRAFAQDVVFLKLAGLHPVVVHGGGPQIAAMLGKMGIASEFRGGLRVTTPEAMDVVRMVLVGQVQRELVGLLNEHGPYAVGLSGEDAHLLTAERRGTVVDGEHVDLGLVGDIVAVNPDAVLDIIRAGRIPVISTVAPDAAGVVHNVNADTAAGAVAVGLKARKLVVLTDVEGLYADWPDRDSLVARIGADRLEALLPSLDSGMVPKMEACLRAVRGGVPQAHVIDGRLAHSLLLEVFTSEGVGTMVTEHEEGDGE